In candidate division KSB1 bacterium, the genomic window CTAAAAAGAAAAAACGGCTATTAAAAAGTTTGTTCAAAAAACAAAGTTTTACACTGTAATAGCATAGCATAAACCTTATCACTGTTAATCGTGGAAATGATCTTTTAAATATATTTTACGCTTATCATGCAGCTTTTTCAAATGTATGGAAATAGATCCCGTCACGCGACGGGATGACATAGTTGGAAGTTTTAAGCATTAAAGCATAATTCATGAATTATGCAGGTTAATTAAATTATTTTTTATTCTATACCGATTAAATAAAAGTTAGTAATGTTTTATTCCTTTAAATTTGATTATCCGGTTCTTTCTTAAGAATTAGTTCGCAGATCTGCATTATTAAGATGTGGATCGACTTTTCGTGCAGAATTTAAGGTCTGTAAGTCGAAGGCACAATCGTCATTCGTCCATTATAGAGGTGTGCTGATTGTGCTTTTTTGTGCTGATTTTTGAAAGTTATAATGATAAAGCATAAGTCAAAACTAAAATTTGAGTATGGGTTTAAAATCGGTTTTATGGCCAGTTCAAAGTTAAATCGGCGTGAGAGCCTTGTTAATTGGAATTTTATCAATTCTCTCATTGAATAAGATGAGAAGGAAGCGTCTTTCGGTGGCTAATAAAGAAGAATTACAAGGTAATTTTGAGGATAAAACCACTCCAATAGTCACCAGATATGAGAACACCTCTGGCGTTACATCTATTGTCAGAGATATTACAGATTGTAAGAAGATGGAAGAACAATCCCAAGAGATCGGTAAATTCCTAAATGCATATAAAGGGGATTAACTATGATCAAAGAAAAATTACAAAAAGAGAATAACTCAATTGAAACAGCCGAATTAATGAAAGACGAATTTCTTGCTAATATCAGTCATGAGATTCGCACACCCATGAATAGTATCATGGGCTTTATAAATCTAACCCTTGAAACAACTAACATCACTTCGGAACAAGAAGAATATCTAAATATTGCGAAATCTTCTGCGGAAATACTACTTACATTAATGAATGATCTCATTGAACTTTCCAAAACAAGAAATGGTGATCTGGAATTAAATCCAATCGAGTTTAGTCTGCGTGATTGTATTGTTCAGACTTTGAAGCCACTTTTATTTATGGCCGAACTAAAAAAACTAAAATCAACTTATAATATCTCTCCTGATATACCGGATATGTTAATTGCCGATCCTGGCCGGCTTAAGCAAGTCATTACAAATCTTATTGGGAATGCCATTAAATTTACTCATACTGGCGAAGTAACGCTACGAGTTAGTGTATATGAAAATGGTGACGATTCATATGATATGACGGAGCATGATCTTCAATTACACTTTTCCGTCAGCGATACCGGCATTGGTGTTCCTGCTGAAAAGAAAAAGATTATATTTGATGCCTTTGTGCAAGCAGATGGCAGCTCGACTCGTGAATATCCTGGTGCGGGTATTGGATTATCCATTAGCGAAAAGCTGGTTGAGTTGATGGGAGGGAAAATTTGGGTAGAGAGTAAAGTCGGCGAAGGGAGCACATTTCACTTCACATCACGTTTCAGCATGAAGAACACGGCAATGGAGCTGCCCTCATCTTTCAATCCTAAAGATGTGAGTAATCTAACGGCACTTGTAGTTGATCCTAACTCCAAAAGTCGCACTGCGTTAATCCAAATGCTCAATAATTTGAAAATCACAACCCAGGAATCAGATAATGGATTTTCAGCTCTCGAGGAATTAAAACATGCAGATGAACCATTTTCTTTAATTTTACTTGAAATCGATATGCCAACGATGGATGGGTTTGAACTTTCTACTCAGATTAGAAGTAATCCGGAATGGGATAATACCATAATCATAGTTCATACTTCTGCTGGTCAAAGAGGGGATGCAATTCGTTGCCGTGAGCTTGGCATTGCGGCGTATTTGTCGCAAACAATTTCACAGTCCGAGCTGTTGGATGTTATATGTACTGCACGGATTATGCAGAAAGTGCAGCAACCACCGGCTTTAATAACCCGTCATTCTATTCGTGAGAAACGAAGAGATCAAATTAACCAATAACTAAAGAAATAATTACTGACGTATTAAAATTGTACTTGTCAATATCAAAAAATGCATTATTAACTTCCCCCACCCCCTCCTTAAAACAAAGAGGTGGAATTCCTCCCCTTACTATGGGGAGGTTAGGTGGAGTAATTGAGATAAACAAATGACTACAGATCTGTAATTCTGGTTAAAAATATGTCACCGAATTTATGAAACAGACCATTTAGGCGTGAAAAACAACAAGTTCCTTACGGCCTTTGAGCTGGTAGGTGAATGGAAAATTGACATACCACTACTATGTTAAGACATTCAGGATTATTTGGGTAACAATAAAATTGATTGTGGCAAGAGAAAAAGTAAAAAAAGTATCTGCTGGGTTTATCTCGCTTGCAGCAGTAGATAGGGTGGGATATTGGAATTGTCTTTTATCCTTGATGAAGCAAAGTCTAGACAGGGATTTGCAACATGAAAAATAAGTTAGGTAATATCAATTCTATGGAAAATGTAGCAAAAGTAGCCAATTCAAACAGCGCGAACAAGAAGCTTTCCAATTTCTTAAAAAGATCTAGTCAGGTTATTGGTTCGACCATACAATGTCTGGATAGGCTGCAAATTAGTACTGATCAGGATTTTTTTTCCATAGGATCGAATCTTCAAGCTTTTTCAGATAGCGCAAAAACATTAGCCGGAAACGCAT contains:
- a CDS encoding response regulator, translating into MIKEKLQKENNSIETAELMKDEFLANISHEIRTPMNSIMGFINLTLETTNITSEQEEYLNIAKSSAEILLTLMNDLIELSKTRNGDLELNPIEFSLRDCIVQTLKPLLFMAELKKLKSTYNISPDIPDMLIADPGRLKQVITNLIGNAIKFTHTGEVTLRVSVYENGDDSYDMTEHDLQLHFSVSDTGIGVPAEKKKIIFDAFVQADGSSTREYPGAGIGLSISEKLVELMGGKIWVESKVGEGSTFHFTSRFSMKNTAMELPSSFNPKDVSNLTALVVDPNSKSRTALIQMLNNLKITTQESDNGFSALEELKHADEPFSLILLEIDMPTMDGFELSTQIRSNPEWDNTIIIVHTSAGQRGDAIRCRELGIAAYLSQTISQSELLDVICTARIMQKVQQPPALITRHSIREKRRDQINQ